GCCGCGATGGTGAGCGTGCTGGGCGGCGCGGGCTGAATCAGCCGGATCGCGAGGTAAAGCGCGGCGATCGCCACGATGAGAATCGGGCCGAACGTGAGCGCCAGGTCGCGCCACGACACGGCGACGAACCGCGCGACGATCCTCGGTTGCGGCCTGCGTCGGGAGCGTTCCTTCGGGGAATTGCCATCTGCTTGAGTCATCGGGGTGCGATCTGTCAACTTCGTGGCCGAAGCTTACCCGAACGCGCGGTGCGAATAGCTCGCGGACGGTGACGTCGCCTCGCAGCGTCGACTGCGCGATGCGTGTGACACGCGTATGTAGGCGTTTGCAGGCGCTCGGCGTCGCTTAAATGCTTTGCGCTAATGGCCGCGCTGGGCTAAATTGACGTTCGCCGCCGCGCGGCAAGGACTTCGCGTCCGAAACCCGTTATTTGGGTTGTTTTGACAGGCGCCGCGAACGCGCCGTGCGGCAGGACAACACATAAACGAGCCGACGGGTCTTTCTGCCCGATCAACGGCCGAGTTCGTTTCTTCGCCAGCCTCTCGCAGCATTGCATGACAGCATCCGCGGCACGTGCGCCGGCGGTTGTCGGCCCGTTCGGGCTGCCGGCCGCACGGCCACGGGCATGCGCGGTGCCGTACGCCTTGAGCTGGACGACCGTCCAGCTTGAAGTGCAAACGAGCGAAGCAGCAACTGTGCGAAGTCAACAAGCGAAACAAAAGGAGAAACCATGAAAGTTGTCGATATGTTGAAGGCGCTGGGCGTCGTGGTGTGCGTGGCGGTCGCGTCGAGCGCCTATGCGCAGTCGAGCGATGCGGCGGCGACCACCAGTACCGAATCCGCCGCGCCGACCAAGGCGCAAAAGTCCGCGACCAAGAAGACGGATCGCAAGCTCGGCTACGCCGTGCGCCGCGCGCTGTCGAAGGCGCAGGGCTTCGATGTGTCGAATGTGTACGTCCGCGCACGCGGCGGCGCGGTCACGCTGACCGGCACCGTGCCGGAAGGCGCGCAGATCTCGCAGGCCGAAGAAGTGGCGAAGGGCGTTTCGGGCGTGCAGTCGGTATCGAACAAGCTCACGCTGAGCCCGCAGAACGGCGGGAAGTAAGCGGCAGGCCCCAGCCGGTTCAGGCGAGGCACGCGAACGGGCTCCGGCTTAGGCCGGAGCCCGTTTTGTTTTGCGGGGGCAAATGGTCGTCGCGTTGCGTGCGGCGGTTCGCGGTGTGCCGCTTGGCGCCGATGCATCGGGCGTCGCCGGTTGGATGTCCGAGTCGGGCGCATTCGTTGTGGCGTCTTCGACACCGCCGACGCGCCGCGTCATAACGGTGCGCCGGGCGATGCACTTCGCGCCACGCTTTGCTTCGGTTGCGGCCGTGGACCAGTGCGGCACCGCCGTCGCCGTGCACGCGGTAATGTCGCGCGACGCCATACGTTATCGGTTGTGCCGCGCTCTTGCGGGCGGCTGTGCCTGCGAAGCCGGCGAGGCTCGCTTCGGCCGCCGTGGGGCCGTTAGTCCGCCGACTCAGCGTCCGATCAATGCAACACCGCCGACGCCGCCACTGGCGCGGACGCCGTCACCGCATTGGCAGCGGCCTGCGCCTCCTGCTTCGAGGCGGCGGCGGCCTCCGGCGTCTGGATTGCGGTCGCGGCTGCGGCGGGCGCCTGCACGACGATAGGCGTGGGCGTCAGCTCTGGCGAAGCGACGATCAGCGAGGGCGCGAGCGGCTTGCTCTCGACTTCATCGGACGCAATGGGCGAACTGCGCGGCACCGTCGAGAGATAGTGGCCCATCAAGCCGAAGAAGCGGTCATAGAACTTGCCGGCCGGCACGGTCTCGCTGGAAATCTTGACCATCGCGTCGCTATTCGAGCGGATCGGCAGCGAAAGCGAGCCGAGCACGCTCAGGCCGACGCTCGCGGACGTATCGCTCTTTTTGAGGGCATAGCCGTCCTGTACCGCGTTCACGTAGGCAATGCTCTGGTTCATCGCGTTCTCGCCGGGCGTGCAGACGACGTGGAACGAGACGACCACGTGCGTCTCGGCGGACGGCTGGAAGTTTTTGGTGGCATCGACGCTGTCGGCCTGCGCCATCGTCGTCAGAAAGCCCTGCGACAGCAGCGCGCGGCGTGCCGCCTCGCAGGTTTCCTTGACGGTGGCGTCGAAGTTATGCGCGTAGGGGCTCGCGCCGGTGTTGAAAAGCTCCTGCTGATAGCTGGGCGTGGTGGCGGCGCGGCCGCCGCAGGCAGCAAGCGCGAGAAGACCCAGGGAAACGAAAGCAAGGCGCAACGACGACGGGATAAGCATGGCAGGCGGCAAGGCGAAATGTGTGACAACGCGGACACAGATTGTAGTGCGGTCTGAGCCTCCGGTGAAAAATAGGAATCCGAAAACGTCGAATAATCCGAGGCTTACAGTGAGATGACCATTCGAAAGGCGTTCGCAGTCATGCCTCGACAGGCGGTTGCGAATGCAAAAAAGCCCGGCACGGGCCGGGCTTCGCTTGCAGAAACTGCCGCTTACGGGCGATTGAAATCGACCGGATTGACGTCGATCACCGCGCGATTGGCGCGGCCCGACGCTGACGCGCCCTCGGCCGAGCCGCCGAACGAGCTGGCCGCGACGCCTTGCGTAGCGTTGAGGCGAGCCTCGGCGGCCTGAATGTTGGCCGGGTAGGTGGTTTGATCGCTGGCGGGGTTGTAGCCTGCGCGCTGCAACTCAACCAGCTGGGCCTTCACTTCGGCGCGGGTCAGCGCGCCGTTCTCGTCCGCATGGGCGAACGCCGGAGCGGCAAGCGCGGAAGCGATGACAATAGCGGGAACGATGGACTTGAACATGATGAACCTCCGAATCTCGATTGAGCGGAACGTCGCAGGAGGCTGGAAATCGGCACTGCTTCGTCGTTGAAAAGCAGTGTAGTTCCCCTGGACATAGGTATAAACCCTAGTTCGGCCAAGTCACTTTTGATGAATCAGCATTAATCGGCTCTATCGATTGTTCGGACTCGATTGGCGTGTCCGGTCGGCCGAGCGCGGCGATCTCGGCAACTGCGCCCGCCGAACCTTGCATATTTTTTTTCGCACTTTGCGCGTAGTATCGTCGTGGAGCGAGTGGTGCCGGATTGCGCCTAATGTCCGATCAATAGCCGCTGCACGTGCTTAGTGATGCAGATTGAAGCCCGTCGGGTTCATCTCCGACGTTCGATCCACGCAGCTTCAGCAATGAGAACTTCGCCCATGACGACGTTCGATCTCATCTCACCGCCCGGCGACCACGCGCGGACCGCCAGCGGCCTGTCCGTCGAGCAAAGTCTATGAACGCCCCCGTCGATCGCTCCGCACGGCCGAGTGCGAATGTCGAGCCGGCGTCCGCAAGCGCACCGCTATCGCACGTCGGTCCGCAGGCCGGTCCGCTCGCCGCCATACTGCCGCGCGTGCTTTTCATCGTGACCGTCTTGTATGGCGGAGCGTTGTTCTGGATCGCGCCGCGTCCGCCGCTTGCCGACTTGCCGCAACACGCGGGGCAGGTCATGTTGCTGCGCGACCTGCTGGAACACGCGTCGCCGTGGCAGAACCTCGTGCAGCTCAATCTGCTGACGCCGTATCTCATCGGCTACGGCCTCGCACTACCGCTCACGTATCTGATGCCCGTCGCCGCCGCGCTCAAGTGCCTGATGACGCTCGCGTACTTCGGGTTCGTGGCGTCGTGCGTCGGCTTTCGGCGGCATCTGCATGGCGATGCGCGGCTCGACTGGCTCTTCGTGCCGGGATGCTTCGGCTTCGCCTTCGAATGGGGTTTCTATACGTTCCTGGTCGCGGCGCCGCTCGGCATCTTGTTCATCTGGCTCACGTACGGTTACGCGACGGCGTTGTCGGTGAAGAAGGGGCTTGCGATCGCCGTTGCCGGCACCGTGCTGTTCTTCTGTCACGGGCTCGTGTTTCTCTTTGCGTGCGCGATAGGCGTCGGCTTCGTGCTCTTCAAGCAAAGGCCGCTCGCGCGCGGGGTGACGGCGCTCGCGCCGTTCGTGCCGCTCGGGCTGCTGTGCATCGCCTATGTGCTGCGCAGCCGCGCGACCGATCCGCTGCTGGGCCAGACGGTGCCTGACATCGTCGTGTTCAAGTGGGGCTGGAACCTGCACCGCGTGCTTTCGCTGCCGGTCTATGTGTGGGGCATGAGCAAGAGCGCGGCCGTATATCTGCCGCTCGTCGCGTTGATGTTCGCCGCGCCGTGGCTGTGGCGCGACAGGATCAATGCGGATCGCGCGGTGATCGTGCCGATGCTCGCCGTGACATTGGTCTGGTTCGTCGTGCCGGACGCCGCGCTCAAGACCGGCTTCCTGTATCACAGGTTTGCGCTGTTTCTGCTGCCCGCGTATGCGCTGATGTTTTGCGCGACGCAGCGATTAGCGAGCGGCAATCGCGCGCCGTCGTCGGTTTCCGCTTGGGACAAGGCGCGAGGCGTCGGTGTGCAAGCGGCGATCATCGCGGGATGCTGGATCTTTCTGACGGACCAGGCCGTCCGGCTGCATCGCTTCGCCGCCGAAAATGCGCCGCTCGACACCTTGCTCGCGCGCGCGGAGCCGGGTCAACGCGCGCTGAATCTCGTGTTCGACCGCGAGAGTCCGGCGTACGGCAGCCTCTCTGCCTATATGCATCAGGCGCTGTGGTACCAGGCGGAAAAGCACGGATTCGTGGATTTCAACTTTGCGACCTTCGTGCCGCAGATCGTGCGCTTCCGGCCGGGCATGCTGCCTTTGCAGCCACCGGCGATCGAAGGCGATCCTAGGCGCTTCGAGTGGACGAAGGATAACGGTCGCCAATATCGATACTTCTTCGTGCACAAGGTCGGCGCCTTGCCGGCGAGCTTCTTCGCCAACAAGGAATGCGATGTGGTTCTGGTGACGCAAGAGGGGGAATGGTCGCTTTATGAGCGGCGTAATTGTCGGTGAGGCGTGGGTCTGCTTGCGCCGCGCCGGTGCGCACGACTTCGCGTAGGTATTCGCATCGACGACGCCACCAGACGGCGGGCACCGAAGGCGCGAAGCCGTGAGCTCGCATCGCGCGCCGTGCGGAAAGACCGGCTTTGCTGGCGCGCTCAGTCCTTCGGATGCGCAAGAAAAAAACGCAACATCTCGGCGCTGGCGTCAGGCCCGCTCGGGTCGGTGTAAGTTCCGCGCGGGCTGCCGCCGGACCACGCGTGCGGTGCGCCGTGAAGCGTCCATAGCTCCGCGCGCACGCCATCGGGCGAAACGAAATGCTCGATCGTGTGCTCGCGCGCACCCGCGACGCGCCGTCCCGGACCGCTCGGATGCATCCCCTCGACGAGTCTGCGCGCGTTGGCGTAATGCACCGTGGCGTCGGCATCGCCGTGGAACACGATCAGCGGACAACGCGCCGCGCCCGACGATGCAGGCTTTCCTTCGCCGCCGCGCATGAGCGCGAGTGCGGACGGCAGATCGTGCGCGCGCCCCGCAGGAAGACCCGAGTGAACGCCCGCCGCCGCATAAAGATCGGGATAGCGTTGCGCCATGATCGCGGCCATTGCGCCGCCTGCCGACAATCCTGCGACGTAAACGCGCCTGGCGTCCACGTTGTGCGTCGCCATGATGTCGCGCGTGATGCCCGCGATGAGCGACGGCTCGCCCGTATCGCGCTGCTGGTCCGACGGCTTAAACCAGTTCCAGCATTTCGATGCATTCGCGCCTTGCGGCTGAACCGGATACGCGACGATGCACTGCTGCGTCTCGGCGAGCGCGTTCATCCGCGTGCCGGCGGCGAAATCGTCGGCGTTCTGCGTGCAGCCGTGCAGCATCACGACGAGCGGCAGCGGTTCATCGCGATAACCGCTCGGCACATACAGCTTGTACTCGCGCTGACCGGCGGCATTCGCGTAGCGGCGCGTGCTGAAATGCCCGCGATCTTCCACGTCGGCCTCGGGCGTTGCGCGAGGCGCGCGAGCGGGGGCCGTGAAGCGTTCCGTGAGGCCTGAGAGCCCGCTGCCGCGCGTTCCATGCGTAGCGGGTTCTGCGTGAGAGGGCTCGCCGCGCATCGCGCGCTTGACGACCTCCGTGGCGGCGTCGCTGCTGCCGTTCTGAAAGAGCTGAAAAGCCTCTTTCATCGAGTCGAGAAAACCTTCGTTCAGTTTCATGTCTTTTCCGATGTCGAAATCCGAGCCGGTCGAGCCGGCATCAGCGGATTCGATCTGCAAGCGCCGCCTTGACGGCGGGCGTTGCGTGAAGGGCACCTCGAATCAAAATGGATTCGATGGTGGCGAGTGCGAGTTCGGGCGAGACGTCGGCGGCGATGCTGGCGAGGCCCAGCACCTGAATCTTCAGCCGTTCGTTGGCCGCGCGTACCGCTTCGAGGTCCTGTTTCGAGAAGTACTGAAGCCCCAGCACGAGCGCACGCCGGGTCGCCGTTTCCCTGACGACGGACGCGTGCACCGCGAGCTGGTTGCGGATCGCCGTGCGGATCAAGTCGGTGCGGTTTGAGTAGAAGCCTTCTTCGACGAGCAGATCGATCTGGCCCAAGTCCACGGGGCCCAGGTTGATCGTGATCTTCTCGGTGTCGCCGGCTTTCGGGCGGGAAGTGTCTGGGAGTTGAGTCGCCATGCGCTAAAAATCCATCCTGTTGCCATCCATATGGATGGTTATAGGCTGGTTTCAATGGCGAGTCAATCGAAAGCGGAGGAGCGGCGGGGTGTCTGGCGCGAAAAGGGCGCCCGTTCGGCGCCCCAAAAAGGTCAACGACCGGCGATAAGGCCGCCATCGACGTGAAGGATCTCGCCCGTCGTAAAGGCGGCGTCCTCGAGATACAGCACTCCCCGGACGATATCCTCCACCTCGCCGAGCTTGTTCATGGGATGAAAGGCGGCCAGCTTCTCCACCATGGCCGGATCGTGCATCGGCGTGCGGATGACGCCCGGCGCCACGGCGTTCACGCGAATGCCGCGCGCGGCGTACTCGATCGCCATGCTCTTGGTCGCGGCGTTCATCCCGCCCTTCGTCAACATGGCGATGAAGGCGGGCGAGCGCGAACTGGCGAATTCCGCCGTCGACGCCGTGATCTGGACGACATGGCCGCTGCCCTGCTCGAGCATTACCGGTATGACTCGCTGGGTGGTAAAGAAAAAGCCGTCGAGGTTGGTCTTCACCTTGAGCCGGTAATCTTCTTCGGTATATTCGGTGAACGGCTTGCCGATGAAGATGCCCGCGTTGTTCACCAGCGTATCGATGCGGCCGAATCGGTCGAGAGCTGCCGCGACCAGACGCTTGCCCGTCTCGGGGTCGCCGATGTCGCCCGCGACGGTCACGAGGTCCGGATCGGCTGAAGGCTGAATCGAGCGCGACGTGGCGACAACGCCGTAGCCTCGGGCGCGGAAACCGTTGACGATGCCTTCGCCGATGCCCTGCGAAGCGCCGGTGACAATGGCTACTTTCTTCTGGCTCATGCTGTTTCTCCTGGCTGTTGAGTGAACCCGGATGCCGTTGACATCTCGCGGTATGGACAGCAGGTTATCGCTGGACTCGAGCAAAGAGGAGCCGCTATCCTCGCGCAATGACTGATAAAAAACGCACAGAACTCGACTGGCAGGACATGCGGATCTTTCTGGCGCTGGGGCGCTATCGGAGCCTCTCTGCTGCGGCCCGCGCGCTGCGGGTCAATCATGCGACCGTCGCGCGCCGCGTCCAGTCTCTCGAGGAGAGCGTCGGTCAGAAGCTCGTCGAGCGCCGGCCGGAAGGCTATGTGCTGACACCTGCGGGAAACCGTGCCTTGCAGGTTGCAGCAGAGATGGAGACCGCGGCGCAGACAATGAAGCATGCGCAGGCAAGCGATGGCGAGCTCAGTGTCCGGGGCCTGGTGCGCATAAATGCACCGCCCGCGCTATGTCAGGGTTTTCTCCTCGCCCGCCTCACGCAGATCACCGAGTCGTATCCCGGTATCGACATCGATGTTGCGACGAATCTTCGTTCCGTCAGTCTCGATCGTCACAAAGCGGATATCGCCGTGCGCGTAGGGCGCCTCGTCGACGCGGACCTTATCGCGAAGTCACTCGGTCGCATGGCGTTCGGCTTCTATGGCGCGACGGCGCAGTGCGAACGGGCCGAACGCGGAGAGGCACCCGTGTTCGTGAGTTTCAACGAGGAAAGCGCCGACATGCCGGGCACGGACTGGCTGACACAGCATTTCCCTCACTCGCGCGTTTCCTTTCGTGCCGAGAATCACATCTTGCAGGCGATCGCGGCGCGAGACGGTGCGGGTCTGGCGTTGCTTCCGCATTATCTGGCTCGGGGTCTGCCAGGACTCAGGCTGTGCGAGTTAGGACCGTTGCCTCCGCCGCGCGACATGTGGCTGCTCATACGCAGGCAGGACCGGAACGTGCCGACCATACGCGCGGTGATGCAGCACTTGGTCGAAGCATTCGAGGAGAGCGCAACGCTTTTCGACGCTTGAAGTTTCGGCGCGTTGGTGCGGCGGTCTTCGGGGGCCAGTCGGCACGGAATGGCGTGCGGTTCGGGCGGAACGCGTTCGCCACCCGCCACACCTTCCCTAATCGATCCGTCTGCGCGTCGAAATGGCCGAGGCCGTCGAGATGACGAGATCGGCGACGCGGCGTTCATCGCGGTCCGCCTTCCACCGCGAGCGCGCCACGGCGATGTTCACCGCGCCAATGCCGCGTCCGTGCGCGTTGGTGATCGCCGCAGCCGTCGAGATGTCGCTCACGAAGTATTCGTCCTCCGTGTGCGCGTAGCCCTGCTTGCGGATCTGCGTGATGCGCTCCTTGATCTTGCGCGGCTGATGCACCGTCGATGCCGTGTACTGCACGAGATTCGAGCGCGACAGAATATCGTCGATATCGCCGTCGTCGAGAGTCGCGAGAATGGCGAGGCCCGGCGCGGTGCAATAAGCCGGCAAGCGCGAGCCGGTGATCACATGCGCGTTGAACACGTTGCGGCTCACGATGCGCAAAACGAAGACAATATCCGTGTCGTCGAGCACGGTGAGGTTCGTCGCCTCTTCGGTCTCCGAGCCGAGTTGCTGAAGATAAGGCGTCGCGCGGCTCACGAGCTGATTGGACGTCAGATAGTGGTAAGTGAAGTCGAGCAGGCGCGGCGACAGCTCGTACTTGCGGCTGTCCGGGTCCTTGAAGAGATAGCCGAGCGCGCTGAGCGTATAGGTAAAGCGCTGCGTGGCGCTCATATCGAAGCCCGTCAGCGACGCGATCTCCGACAGCGACAGTTGCCGCTTGGTGCCGTCGAAGGCCGTGAGCACTTTCATCGCCTTTTCGACGGACTGCACATAGAGCGAAGATGCGCTCGGGTCCGCCGAATCACCGCCCGCCTTCTTTGCGGGCACTCGGCGC
This Caballeronia sp. LZ062 DNA region includes the following protein-coding sequences:
- a CDS encoding BON domain-containing protein, with translation MKVVDMLKALGVVVCVAVASSAYAQSSDAAATTSTESAAPTKAQKSATKKTDRKLGYAVRRALSKAQGFDVSNVYVRARGGAVTLTGTVPEGAQISQAEEVAKGVSGVQSVSNKLTLSPQNGGK
- a CDS encoding DUF2242 domain-containing protein, producing the protein MLIPSSLRLAFVSLGLLALAACGGRAATTPSYQQELFNTGASPYAHNFDATVKETCEAARRALLSQGFLTTMAQADSVDATKNFQPSAETHVVVSFHVVCTPGENAMNQSIAYVNAVQDGYALKKSDTSASVGLSVLGSLSLPIRSNSDAMVKISSETVPAGKFYDRFFGLMGHYLSTVPRSSPIASDEVESKPLAPSLIVASPELTPTPIVVQAPAAAATAIQTPEAAAASKQEAQAAANAVTASAPVAASAVLH
- a CDS encoding DUF4148 domain-containing protein produces the protein MFKSIVPAIVIASALAAPAFAHADENGALTRAEVKAQLVELQRAGYNPASDQTTYPANIQAAEARLNATQGVAASSFGGSAEGASASGRANRAVIDVNPVDFNRP
- a CDS encoding PHB depolymerase family esterase, which produces MKLNEGFLDSMKEAFQLFQNGSSDAATEVVKRAMRGEPSHAEPATHGTRGSGLSGLTERFTAPARAPRATPEADVEDRGHFSTRRYANAAGQREYKLYVPSGYRDEPLPLVVMLHGCTQNADDFAAGTRMNALAETQQCIVAYPVQPQGANASKCWNWFKPSDQQRDTGEPSLIAGITRDIMATHNVDARRVYVAGLSAGGAMAAIMAQRYPDLYAAAGVHSGLPAGRAHDLPSALALMRGGEGKPASSGAARCPLIVFHGDADATVHYANARRLVEGMHPSGPGRRVAGAREHTIEHFVSPDGVRAELWTLHGAPHAWSGGSPRGTYTDPSGPDASAEMLRFFLAHPKD
- a CDS encoding CopG family transcriptional regulator; translated protein: MATQLPDTSRPKAGDTEKITINLGPVDLGQIDLLVEEGFYSNRTDLIRTAIRNQLAVHASVVRETATRRALVLGLQYFSKQDLEAVRAANERLKIQVLGLASIAADVSPELALATIESILIRGALHATPAVKAALADRIR
- a CDS encoding SDR family oxidoreductase, which gives rise to MSQKKVAIVTGASQGIGEGIVNGFRARGYGVVATSRSIQPSADPDLVTVAGDIGDPETGKRLVAAALDRFGRIDTLVNNAGIFIGKPFTEYTEEDYRLKVKTNLDGFFFTTQRVIPVMLEQGSGHVVQITASTAEFASSRSPAFIAMLTKGGMNAATKSMAIEYAARGIRVNAVAPGVIRTPMHDPAMVEKLAAFHPMNKLGEVEDIVRGVLYLEDAAFTTGEILHVDGGLIAGR
- a CDS encoding LysR family transcriptional regulator, coding for MTDKKRTELDWQDMRIFLALGRYRSLSAAARALRVNHATVARRVQSLEESVGQKLVERRPEGYVLTPAGNRALQVAAEMETAAQTMKHAQASDGELSVRGLVRINAPPALCQGFLLARLTQITESYPGIDIDVATNLRSVSLDRHKADIAVRVGRLVDADLIAKSLGRMAFGFYGATAQCERAERGEAPVFVSFNEESADMPGTDWLTQHFPHSRVSFRAENHILQAIAARDGAGLALLPHYLARGLPGLRLCELGPLPPPRDMWLLIRRQDRNVPTIRAVMQHLVEAFEESATLFDA
- a CDS encoding IclR family transcriptional regulator, producing the protein MSDDSRTTATRRRRVPAKKAGGDSADPSASSLYVQSVEKAMKVLTAFDGTKRQLSLSEIASLTGFDMSATQRFTYTLSALGYLFKDPDSRKYELSPRLLDFTYHYLTSNQLVSRATPYLQQLGSETEEATNLTVLDDTDIVFVLRIVSRNVFNAHVITGSRLPAYCTAPGLAILATLDDGDIDDILSRSNLVQYTASTVHQPRKIKERITQIRKQGYAHTEDEYFVSDISTAAAITNAHGRGIGAVNIAVARSRWKADRDERRVADLVISTASAISTRRRID